A region from the Phycisphaerales bacterium genome encodes:
- a CDS encoding DUF2330 domain-containing protein, producing MRTRARHWLAVLVAAAAAWAASPAMGDGKYFRTQVVARDPSIPHQAALISYRDGIETLVVQSAVQAEGEHVAWVLPLPAQPTAIEAASPGTIATLQQLVQPRLVLERNVTPWIFVALAALACCGMMLVVSRALSKHSAWARILIYVIAFPCVLLATSVGVLFPTLVAKPRSMAAANAQPQRGVSILTDETVGSYTVTVIAAEAGSEVRDWLSENGFACDDAAGVVIDRYVAEGWCFATAKIRWSPGQTLSPHPLKVVFPVDEAVYPMRLTGAGATQPLALDLFIIGSEMAAARDLKQWRCERLVRDAAAKNWFDEDAIVYEGDLTQLRIGHPVIAASLWDGATLTHLSGMLSPAQMARDDVQLRWEPARPYHRTFFIGQAATLLGGVVGIGLAALAFLAASLAALRTSWRFGGVCRWTLAPGLAVAAFCAPAFALLAPSVETATEPHHPIDRKMAQNHVMYEWDDLRERGALEREQFIARLRTEWPEHLPRGDVPMGLDIREDDSGWDLIFHDRDATPTVMRLDREPPG from the coding sequence ATGCGAACACGGGCGCGACACTGGCTGGCGGTGCTGGTTGCGGCGGCGGCGGCGTGGGCGGCGTCGCCGGCGATGGGCGATGGCAAGTACTTCCGCACGCAGGTCGTGGCGCGCGACCCTTCGATCCCCCACCAGGCGGCGCTGATCTCGTACCGGGACGGCATTGAGACGCTCGTCGTGCAGTCCGCCGTGCAGGCCGAGGGCGAGCATGTCGCGTGGGTGCTGCCGCTGCCGGCGCAGCCGACGGCCATCGAAGCGGCAAGCCCGGGCACGATTGCGACGCTTCAACAACTCGTCCAGCCGCGGCTCGTGCTCGAGCGCAACGTGACGCCGTGGATATTTGTGGCGCTGGCGGCGCTGGCCTGCTGCGGCATGATGCTGGTGGTGTCGCGGGCGCTGAGCAAGCACTCGGCTTGGGCACGCATTCTCATCTACGTGATTGCGTTCCCTTGCGTGCTGCTGGCCACTTCAGTGGGCGTACTTTTTCCGACCCTCGTGGCGAAGCCGCGCAGCATGGCGGCGGCCAATGCACAGCCGCAGCGCGGCGTTTCGATTCTCACGGATGAAACCGTCGGCTCGTACACCGTGACCGTGATCGCCGCCGAGGCGGGCTCTGAAGTGCGCGACTGGCTCAGTGAGAACGGGTTTGCATGCGATGATGCTGCCGGCGTGGTCATCGATCGGTACGTCGCCGAGGGCTGGTGCTTTGCGACGGCGAAGATCCGCTGGTCGCCGGGGCAGACGCTCTCGCCGCACCCGCTCAAAGTCGTGTTTCCCGTCGACGAGGCCGTGTACCCGATGCGGCTGACGGGGGCAGGCGCCACGCAGCCGCTGGCGCTGGACCTGTTCATCATCGGCAGCGAGATGGCGGCAGCCCGCGATCTGAAGCAGTGGCGCTGCGAACGGCTCGTGCGCGATGCGGCTGCGAAGAACTGGTTTGACGAGGACGCGATCGTGTACGAAGGCGACCTAACGCAACTGCGCATCGGGCATCCGGTCATCGCGGCCTCGCTATGGGATGGCGCGACACTGACGCACTTGAGCGGGATGCTCTCACCGGCGCAGATGGCTCGCGATGATGTGCAACTTCGATGGGAGCCGGCTCGGCCCTACCACCGCACTTTCTTCATCGGCCAAGCTGCGACCCTGCTCGGGGGCGTGGTGGGGATCGGCTTGGCGGCGCTGGCGTTTCTCGCCGCATCGCTGGCGGCGCTGCGCACGTCCTGGCGATTTGGAGGCGTCTGCAGATGGACGCTCGCACCTGGCTTAGCCGTGGCGGCGTTTTGCGCCCCGGCGTTCGCGTTACTCGCGCCGTCGGTTGAGACGGCGACGGAGCCGCACCATCCCATCGATCGGAAGATGGCGCAAAATCACGTGATGTATGAGTGGGACGATCTGCGCGAGCGCGGGGCTCTTGAGCGCGAGCAGTTCATTGCCCGGCTCCGAACAGAGTGGCCCGAGCACCTCCCGCGTGGCGATGTGCCCATGGGCCTGGACATCCGCGAGGACGATTCAGGTTGGGACCTCATCTTCCACGACCGCGATGCAACGCCGACGGTGATGCGTCTCGACAGAGAACCGCCCGGCTGA
- a CDS encoding ATP-dependent Clp protease proteolytic subunit: protein MTFNPFRSAFNPDQFDPAHPASSDPQIAAAAVQALPHLTNSVHYQRTREMTIDELLLENRVVFLIGEINYSSAARVMMQMLYLDNQKKGQDINLYVNSHGGTVDDTLAIYDTMQFLSADVATYCIGRAYSGGSIILAAGTKDKRYILPHAKVMIHQPLGGVGGQAEDIKIQAEQIIKSKRMLAEVLASHTGQSVEQVLADSERDKYFSAEEAKNYGLVDEVLAFELDKGKKKAASS from the coding sequence ATGACCTTCAATCCGTTCCGCAGTGCCTTCAATCCTGATCAGTTCGACCCGGCTCATCCGGCGTCGAGCGATCCGCAGATCGCCGCAGCGGCCGTGCAGGCCCTGCCGCACCTGACCAACTCCGTGCACTACCAGCGCACGCGCGAGATGACGATCGATGAACTGCTGCTCGAAAACCGCGTGGTCTTTCTCATCGGCGAGATCAACTACAGCAGCGCGGCCCGCGTCATGATGCAGATGCTCTATCTGGACAACCAGAAAAAGGGCCAGGACATCAACCTCTACGTCAACAGCCACGGCGGAACCGTGGATGACACCCTGGCGATCTACGACACCATGCAGTTCCTCTCGGCTGACGTGGCGACCTACTGCATCGGCCGGGCCTACTCGGGCGGGTCGATCATCCTCGCAGCCGGCACCAAGGACAAGCGCTACATCCTCCCCCACGCCAAGGTGATGATCCATCAGCCGCTGGGCGGCGTGGGCGGCCAGGCCGAGGATATCAAGATCCAGGCGGAGCAGATCATCAAGAGCAAGCGCATGCTCGCCGAAGTGCTCGCGAGCCACACCGGCCAGAGCGTCGAGCAGGTGCTCGCCGACTCGGAGCGCGACAAGTACTTCAGCGCCGAAGAGGCGAAGAACTACGGCCTCGTCGATGAAGTGCTCGCATTCGAACTCGACAAGGGCAAGAAGAAGGCGGCGTCGAGCTGA
- a CDS encoding ATP-dependent Clp protease proteolytic subunit: MPNLIPIVVEQTGRGERAYDIYSRLLKDRIIFLGGGVDDEEANVIVAQLLFLANEDAKADIQFYINSPGGSVTAGLGILDTMNYIPCDVATYCVGQAASMGAVLLAGGTPGKRYCLPSSRVLLHQPLIGGVMEGQATDLEIEAREMLRLREMLYKGLARATGKSFEQIEADCDRNKWLSADEAKQYGLIDSVLTHTDMVGTKKGE; the protein is encoded by the coding sequence ATGCCCAATCTCATTCCGATCGTCGTCGAACAGACCGGCCGCGGCGAACGCGCCTACGACATCTACTCGCGACTGCTCAAGGACCGCATCATCTTCCTCGGCGGAGGCGTCGATGACGAGGAAGCGAACGTGATCGTCGCGCAACTGCTCTTTCTCGCCAACGAAGACGCCAAGGCCGACATCCAGTTCTACATCAACTCGCCGGGCGGCAGCGTGACGGCGGGCCTGGGCATCCTCGACACGATGAACTACATCCCCTGCGACGTAGCGACGTACTGCGTCGGCCAGGCGGCGTCGATGGGCGCCGTGCTGCTCGCGGGCGGCACGCCGGGCAAGCGCTACTGCCTGCCCTCCAGCCGCGTGCTGCTCCACCAGCCGCTCATCGGCGGCGTCATGGAGGGCCAGGCAACGGACCTCGAGATCGAAGCTCGCGAGATGCTCCGGCTGCGCGAGATGCTCTACAAGGGACTGGCCAGAGCTACGGGTAAGAGTTTCGAGCAGATCGAAGCAGACTGCGACCGCAACAAGTGGCTCAGCGCCGACGAAGCAAAGCAGTACGGCCTGATCGACTCCGTGCTCACGCACACCGACATGGTGGGGACGAAGAAGGGCGAATGA
- a CDS encoding N-acetylmuramoyl-L-alanine amidase: MIPTSRFDFASRPHRRALTVWASFVATMTVLGGVLLLTDQGPLPRLGSSQPALGVNLGARAIGSVLDTAAPLKQDQWLEIVIHDSGSQHGSVESLARQARSLGLKGLGYHFVIGNGNGMGDGELHVGYRWNEQLAGAHVAGPDAAWHNVHSVAICLVGNGEASQFTDRQMARLVDLVRGLQERLNIDLDHVLLNSAITGQSSPGRHFPEQRFRDQLRLNG; encoded by the coding sequence ATGATTCCGACGAGCCGTTTCGACTTCGCATCCCGGCCGCACCGCCGCGCGCTGACGGTGTGGGCATCGTTCGTCGCGACCATGACGGTGCTCGGCGGCGTGCTGCTGCTCACCGATCAGGGCCCCCTGCCGCGCCTGGGTTCGAGCCAGCCGGCCTTGGGCGTCAACCTCGGCGCCCGCGCCATCGGCAGCGTGCTCGACACCGCGGCCCCGCTCAAGCAGGATCAGTGGCTCGAAATCGTGATCCACGATTCAGGCAGCCAGCACGGCTCGGTCGAGAGCCTCGCCCGCCAGGCCCGATCGCTCGGACTCAAGGGCCTGGGCTACCACTTCGTCATCGGCAACGGCAACGGCATGGGCGACGGCGAGCTGCACGTCGGCTACCGCTGGAACGAGCAGTTGGCTGGGGCTCACGTCGCCGGCCCCGATGCGGCGTGGCACAACGTGCACAGCGTGGCCATCTGCCTCGTGGGCAACGGGGAAGCCTCTCAATTCACCGACCGGCAGATGGCGCGTCTGGTCGATCTGGTGCGCGGTCTGCAGGAGCGGCTGAACATCGATCTCGACCATGTCCTGCTCAACTCGGCGATCACGGGCCAGTCCAGCCCCGGCCGACATTTCCCCGAGCAGCGATTTCGCGACCAACTTCGCTTGAACGGCTGA
- a CDS encoding serine/threonine protein kinase, with translation MAPGTEIAGFRVLKELGTGAASFLYLVQDPRSKQIWALKHVRKETEKDQRFLDQTEIEYSVGTQLRHPHIRRIERLIKNRRVLRVSEMFLLLELVDGIALDKQPPTTFIEAADIFTQVADGLLYMHSRGFVHADMKPNNVIVTDAGQAKIIDLGQSCAVGTIKDRIQGTMDYIAPEQVHRRAITPATDVYNLGATMYWCVCGRHIPTAMTDRTGLGVAKDDHQIDRPIPPIEIKPNISQEFSDLILDCVDPDPDRRPTMEAVRNRLQVIHLRLETAERRANGLMPPTAD, from the coding sequence GTGGCGCCCGGTACTGAGATTGCAGGCTTTCGCGTCCTCAAGGAACTCGGCACCGGCGCCGCCTCGTTCCTGTACCTCGTCCAGGACCCTCGCTCCAAGCAGATCTGGGCCCTCAAGCACGTCCGCAAAGAGACAGAGAAAGACCAGCGCTTCCTCGATCAAACCGAGATCGAGTACTCGGTCGGCACGCAGCTGCGCCACCCGCACATCCGCCGGATCGAGCGCCTCATCAAGAACCGCCGCGTCCTTCGCGTCAGCGAGATGTTCCTGCTTCTCGAACTCGTCGATGGCATCGCGCTCGACAAACAGCCGCCGACGACCTTCATCGAGGCCGCCGACATCTTCACGCAGGTGGCCGACGGCCTGCTCTACATGCACAGCCGCGGCTTCGTGCACGCGGACATGAAGCCCAACAACGTCATCGTCACCGACGCCGGGCAGGCGAAGATCATCGACTTGGGCCAGTCGTGCGCCGTGGGCACGATCAAAGATCGCATCCAGGGCACCATGGACTACATCGCGCCCGAGCAGGTCCACCGCCGCGCCATCACGCCCGCCACCGACGTGTACAACCTCGGCGCCACGATGTACTGGTGCGTGTGCGGCCGACACATCCCCACCGCCATGACCGATCGCACCGGTCTGGGCGTGGCCAAGGACGATCACCAGATCGACCGGCCGATTCCGCCCATCGAGATCAAGCCGAACATCAGCCAGGAGTTCAGCGATCTCATTCTCGACTGCGTCGATCCCGATCCGGATCGCCGTCCGACGATGGAAGCCGTGCGCAACCGGCTGCAGGTGATTCACCTCCGCCTCGAGACGGCCGAACGCCGGGCCAACGGGCTCATGCCGCCGACCGCAGACTGA
- a CDS encoding undecaprenyl-phosphate glucose phosphotransferase, which translates to MLKERHRVFVSLLSAIDTIVLVAGFTLAHVLARKMVSGDHVLVFSRQSILALTAGVPILLACMAAFGLYRPRRDRSFDSELLDIGKAVLVGWGLTILAWNLVLPAYAKADTATLEIIALPLCLMACLTVHRYSFRLVLRTFREHGWNRRHMAIIGTGRLGQIACHTFLRNSWTGISCAYFISHHDTTRREKCLERPVRGGLDALESILEQRPVDGVIIALPQSRSHLLPSVLMKLSRFPVEVRIIPDVSPRYMPINLAISELEGMPVLSVRQSPLSGYGAVAKRLVDLGIGFAALIIFAPLMLLIAALVKLEDGGPVLFRQDRASMGGRPFGIYKFRTMQPGAVEPVNGRGTQEWTRRDDARITRIGAWLRHTSLDELPQLFNVIRSDMSLVGPRPERLDLLEHFREDWRGYMLRQNVKAGMTGWAQVNGLRGNTSLRKRLQYDLYYIRNWSVLFDLRILWLTALRGFRHPNAH; encoded by the coding sequence ATGCTCAAAGAACGCCATCGCGTCTTCGTCTCACTGCTCAGCGCGATTGACACTATCGTCCTCGTGGCCGGCTTCACGCTCGCGCACGTGCTGGCCCGGAAGATGGTGTCGGGCGATCATGTGCTCGTCTTCTCCCGCCAGTCGATCTTGGCGCTGACGGCGGGCGTGCCGATCCTGCTCGCGTGCATGGCCGCGTTCGGGCTTTACCGTCCGCGTCGGGATCGCAGTTTCGACAGCGAACTGCTTGACATCGGCAAGGCCGTGCTCGTCGGCTGGGGGCTGACCATTCTTGCCTGGAATCTCGTCCTGCCCGCGTACGCCAAGGCCGACACGGCGACGCTGGAGATCATCGCCCTGCCGCTGTGTCTCATGGCGTGCCTGACCGTGCACCGCTATTCGTTCCGGCTCGTGCTGCGGACGTTTCGCGAACACGGCTGGAACCGGCGGCACATGGCCATCATCGGCACCGGCCGGCTTGGCCAGATCGCCTGCCACACGTTCCTGCGCAACAGTTGGACCGGCATCAGTTGCGCCTACTTCATCAGCCATCACGACACCACCCGACGCGAGAAGTGCCTCGAGCGGCCGGTGCGCGGCGGGCTCGATGCGCTTGAATCGATACTCGAGCAGCGGCCGGTGGACGGTGTGATCATCGCCCTGCCCCAGAGCCGCTCGCACCTGCTGCCCAGCGTGCTGATGAAACTGTCGCGCTTTCCGGTCGAGGTGAGGATCATCCCCGACGTCAGCCCGCGCTACATGCCCATCAATCTGGCCATTTCAGAACTCGAAGGCATGCCGGTGCTCAGCGTGCGCCAGAGCCCGCTGAGCGGCTACGGGGCGGTCGCCAAGCGGCTGGTCGATCTGGGAATCGGCTTCGCGGCCCTGATCATCTTCGCGCCGCTCATGCTGCTCATCGCGGCGCTGGTCAAGCTCGAAGACGGCGGGCCGGTGCTCTTCCGCCAGGACCGCGCGAGCATGGGCGGGCGTCCCTTTGGCATCTACAAGTTCCGGACCATGCAGCCAGGCGCGGTCGAGCCGGTCAACGGCCGCGGCACGCAGGAGTGGACCCGGCGCGACGACGCGCGCATCACGCGCATCGGCGCCTGGCTCCGCCATACCAGTCTCGACGAGCTGCCACAACTCTTCAACGTCATTCGCAGCGACATGTCGCTCGTCGGACCCCGGCCCGAGCGGCTCGATCTGCTCGAACACTTCCGCGAAGACTGGCGCGGCTACATGCTCCGCCAGAACGTGAAGGCCGGCATGACCGGCTGGGCCCAGGTCAACGGGCTGCGCGGCAACACGAGCCTCCGCAAGCGGCTCCAGTACGACCTGTACTACATCCGCAACTGGTCCGTCCTGTTCGACCTGCGCATACTCTGGCTGACCGCCCTGCGTGGATTCCGACATCCGAACGCGCATTGA
- a CDS encoding zinc ribbon domain-containing protein, which translates to MADRPALQSSSPNLRQPCPHCGYDIPPGAMFCPHCTRRVLAYEYCSECREPVSIDAKYCPYCSQRIRHARPDSAAPTIDANIEIRASRLGCFLTTGSLTALFHPPVIHAAGDRVRMTSWSMLGLRIHDQEIRIERIASVRTTKGIFWDALIIETFGGTLDEIGQRGLRKSDARRLASIIKAALTDGSK; encoded by the coding sequence ATGGCCGATCGCCCTGCGCTGCAATCCTCTTCGCCGAACCTGCGCCAGCCGTGCCCGCATTGTGGCTACGACATTCCGCCGGGCGCGATGTTCTGCCCGCACTGCACGCGGCGGGTGCTGGCCTACGAGTATTGCTCGGAGTGCCGAGAGCCGGTGTCGATCGACGCGAAGTACTGCCCCTACTGCAGCCAGCGCATTCGCCACGCCCGACCCGATTCCGCCGCGCCGACCATCGATGCGAACATCGAAATCCGCGCTTCGCGCCTCGGGTGCTTTCTCACGACGGGGAGTCTGACGGCCCTGTTTCATCCGCCGGTCATTCACGCGGCCGGCGATCGCGTGCGGATGACGAGTTGGTCGATGCTCGGCCTGCGCATCCACGACCAGGAAATCCGCATCGAGCGCATCGCCTCGGTGCGCACGACCAAGGGCATCTTCTGGGATGCGCTGATCATCGAAACCTTCGGCGGCACGCTGGATGAGATCGGCCAGCGCGGCCTGCGCAAGAGCGACGCGAGGCGCTTGGCCTCCATCATCAAGGCCGCACTTACTGACGGAAGCAAGTAG
- a CDS encoding cob(I)yrinic acid a,c-diamide adenosyltransferase, which translates to MKLYTRTGDDGSTGLHGGARVPKTDSRVEAYGQCDELNAALGLARSAADAMHFGLIVECLEELQRLLFEIGADLATPCDSSARRKVSPVTDADITKLERWIDAASEQCEPQKTFVLPGGTELAARLHLARTICRRVERRVIALDEARGDRPAPDQNVIYLNRAGDLLFALARLANHLAGVSDVPWHPRGK; encoded by the coding sequence ATGAAACTCTACACCCGCACCGGCGACGATGGATCGACAGGGCTGCACGGCGGCGCCCGCGTGCCCAAGACCGACTCCCGCGTCGAGGCGTACGGGCAATGCGATGAACTCAATGCAGCGCTTGGCCTGGCGCGAAGCGCCGCTGATGCGATGCATTTCGGGTTGATCGTCGAGTGTCTCGAGGAGTTGCAGCGGCTGCTCTTTGAGATCGGCGCTGATCTCGCTACGCCCTGCGATTCATCAGCGCGGCGAAAGGTGAGCCCGGTCACCGATGCGGACATCACAAAGCTCGAGCGGTGGATCGATGCGGCCAGCGAGCAGTGCGAGCCGCAGAAGACGTTCGTCCTGCCCGGCGGAACCGAACTGGCGGCCCGGCTGCACCTCGCACGAACGATCTGCAGGCGCGTCGAGCGGCGCGTCATCGCGCTCGATGAAGCTCGCGGGGATCGGCCGGCGCCGGATCAGAACGTGATCTACCTCAACCGCGCGGGCGATCTCCTGTTCGCGCTGGCGCGGCTGGCGAACCACCTTGCGGGCGTTTCGGATGTGCCGTGGCATCCTCGCGGGAAGTAG